The stretch of DNA TCACGGCGCTGATCCGGGCGATATCACCGGTGATATCGGTGCCGCCAACCTTGCAGGAATGTACGGTGTAGCTCTTCGCGCGGGCATCGGCGATGTATCCCACCATCTCGTCGGGGGTGCCGGTCGAGATCGAGCTGTTGGTCAGGATCACCCCGCTCTCGCGCCCGCCAAGCAGATCGCAGACCGGCAGTCCGGCCGCCTTGCCAAGGATATCCCAGCAGGCGATGTCGATCGGGGACTTCACATAAGGATGGCCCGGCAGGGCGACATCCATGAGACGGTTGAGCACGTCGATCCGGCAGGGATCGGTGCCCAGGATGACCGGCGCCAGCTCCTCAAGTCCAGCACGGACGCCGCGGCCGAAGGCCGGCAGATAGGTCGAGCCCCAGGGACAGCCCTCACCCCAACCGCTGACACCGTTGTCCGTGTCGAGGCGAACGATGGTACTATCGAGCCGCTCGAACTTCAGGCGCCCGCCCGAGAGCCAGTAGGGTTTCGCGAGCGGCAGATCGAGGTGCCACACCGTCAGGCGTGTGACCCTCACGCCGGGACGCCCATGGCCTCGCGATACCAGCCGTAGATCGCGGCAATCGAGTGTTCACTCAGCGCGCCGCCCTTGGGATCAATCACCAGTGGGCCCGGCTCGTAGTAGCCGCTCTCCAGCCCGCGCTGGACCGCCTCCACGATCGAGATGTCTTCGGTCACCGTGGTCTCCAGGTCCTGCTGGGCAAGCTTGTCGATCCGCTCGGAGGTCTCGCCGCCGGGTGTGAACCAGCCGCGTTTCACGGTCACGCTGCTGTGGTCGTTGGCCTGCCAGTGGTAGATGTTGAGTACACTGCCCGGATAGACCTGAAAGGAAATCGTCGGCCAGAGGTACCAGGAGCTGTACTCGGCCGCGTGCGGATTGGGCACGTCGATCGCGTAGGTCATCTTCTCGGTCGCGACCGATTGGGTGACGTGGCGCAGACTGTAGCCGGTCGGCACGATATCGTAGTTGTCGGGATCGATGATGCCGCTGACGAAGGTCGGGTGGCGCAGCTTGCAGTGATAACACTCGCTGTAGTTCTCGACCGACACCTTCCAGTTGCAGGCCTCTTCAACCGGAATGACGGCAACCTGCTTCAGCGCGTCAATCTCCGGCAGGAACTCCCGCATGGCCGCCTCCACACCGGGGTACCAGTCGGCCATCGGTGCGGCATCGGGATCGAGGTTCACGAACACGAAGCTGCAGAACACCTCGGTCTTTACCTCGCGCAAACGAATGCAGTTGCGGTCGAAGCCGGGCA from Rhodospirillales bacterium encodes:
- a CDS encoding aromatic ring-hydroxylating dioxygenase subunit alpha, whose translation is MAVQANTRDTTAPVMALDAHWYTDPGVFELEQSAIFARTWQFACHSGELAKAGDYVTFSVGKAHLFAVRDRAGSIRCFHNVCRHRAHELVEGRGSRPFIICPYHGWRYDLDGSLKSAPGEDRVPGFDRNCIRLREVKTEVFCSFVFVNLDPDAAPMADWYPGVEAAMREFLPEIDALKQVAVIPVEEACNWKVSVENYSECYHCKLRHPTFVSGIIDPDNYDIVPTGYSLRHVTQSVATEKMTYAIDVPNPHAAEYSSWYLWPTISFQVYPGSVLNIYHWQANDHSSVTVKRGWFTPGGETSERIDKLAQQDLETTVTEDISIVEAVQRGLESGYYEPGPLVIDPKGGALSEHSIAAIYGWYREAMGVPA